The Juglans microcarpa x Juglans regia isolate MS1-56 chromosome 8D, Jm3101_v1.0, whole genome shotgun sequence genomic sequence GTGCAGTTCTTCCCATTATCGAACTTCTGGATTTCAAAACCAGTCAGTGTGTGTGGAAGTACTGTTGCTGGGGCCGATACTGGTGCTGGCTGTGTTACTGCTACTACTAATGCCGGTTGTGGCGCCGGAGGTGGTGCTGGTTGTACTGCTGGCTGCGGTTGCGGCAGGTCGTATTGAAATGCTTGACCTGGGCTTTGCTGTTCGGATATCTTTTGCAAGAATGCCATCACTGCAGCGTCCTTTGCCGCCGCTATCGATCTTTCCTGGGCTAATATTTCTCGTTCTCTATTGATTCTAGACATTTCTTGCATCCTCCAAGCTTCTTCGCGAATCATGCGTTCATGTTCGCGCTTCTCTATGGCTTCCAAGAACTTCCTTTGCAGCTCCTCTTGCTTTTGTATCACCTCTCTCATTAGCCTCTCCAAGAAGTCCTtccatttcctttttctcttgcGCCTCACTTGAAGTTCTTCGTCCGAGGAAGTCGAGGAAGATGTGGAATTGGAAAGAAGATCGGTAGAAAGATTCGGAAAAGAGGATGGAATAGTTGCGGTGTGAGAAGGATTTGTGGTTGTcggtggcggtggcggtgggAGAATTGTAGGGTTTGTGAGTGGAAACGAAGGAATCGTAAGGTTTACGGCTGGTGCGACATTAATGCCTTGAGACATATTCATAGTACTATGTGACACTGATGTAACAGTGATCTGAGGAAGACTAATTGGAGGATTCGGTGCCAATGGTCGCATGGCTACGGACGTCGCCGTCGATGCCACCGTTGCCGGAACAATATTCTGCTGAGGCTTTACCGGTGTGGACGATTGAATATTTGAAGCAGGATGATTTTCGAGTGCTTCCAATTGATCAAAAAAACGATAAGTCTTCCCATCAGATTTCCCCGTGCGGCCTTCTTTGGTTCTCTTGTGGTATTTGTACACGTTCTCGAACTTCTCCTTGCATTTCTTGGCGCTTCGATGATAACCAAGCTCTGCTAGCTTCCTGACATTAAAAACAGTTCCATAAAACgaaacccaacaaaaaaaaaagggaaaagaaatctCCCCTTTTCGTTTATGAAAGCATTGCCACATAAAGAAACCAGAAAATTATGATAACTAgacaataataattatttcataatGAAAGCAAGAAATGAGTTGCCATTAATTTGATCAGCTAGCTAGCAGCAGTACTCTATATAAGTAGCAGTACTGGAggttatatgtgtgtgtgtgtgtgtgtgtgtgtgtgtagccCAAGTTGAGatcacatgaacatgatatTTTGTTGAAGTTTCTAATCTTCAAGAACTGAAATTGAATGAGAGTGAAGAAGTGAGATAGAAGGGAGAACCAATTCATGTTCAGAGATCGAATTTTTATTCAGTGTTTGGGATGTCAGATCAAAAGAACCAAATTCTAAATTCTATTACTCAGAATTTTCTTTGTGGATGCTGAGTTCCCACGAAATGAACTGAGAAACTATGcagcaaaggaaaagaaaagaaaagaaatttactCTGCAACAGTAGGAGTACTAGCCGGCCCTTAAATTCAGACAGCGAGAAAAATGTGAACTGCTCGAAAGCGTACAAACTGTGAACTACCGAAACAAACTAGCTCGAAACAAAGAAGCAGatcgaaaacaaaaacaaacaccGTAGATCTCGAACCCAAGCAGCTCAGATTCTTATGGAAATTCACCAAAAACTAGCTAAaatatcaaaaggaaaaattgaagaatatatgtataatatatatatacacatatcaATCACCTGGAAACATCTTCCCACAATGGACCCTTAACACTTGCATCCTTGAACGCCACGTCCATTTCGGACCGTATCTTCAAGAGTGCCAAAGTTTCCTGTCGAGGCCACCGATTCCCGCCGTAACTGCGGTCACCCTCATCGCCTTTATAACCCTTATCTTCTTCACCGGAGTTTGATCCAACGCCACCAACCTCGGCGCTGTCATGAGCTGGCACGGCGGCTGCCATGTGCTCTGCCACCGCATCAGTACCGGAGCTCCCCAACACGCTGCTTCCCGAGTCCCCTAGCATAGGAGtactctcttctctctccctctctctctctctctctctcccccccagCAATTGCAATTACAGTACTATAGctggaagaaagaaagaaaaataaaaataaaaatatcaaacagAAGAAGAAGGTGAATTCAGGGTTTTATGAAGATGGGTTGTATGGTGaatctattaatttattatggtgGGGGATCAGCTTGTCAATCTCAagaagttgtttttattttctgggcatcatgtatataatatatctcttcttttcttttcagctatggaatctttaatttttatatatatatatatatatatatatatatatttatttattttagtaatttcTCTTTCTGGTATGTGtggaggaaaataaaaataaaaaagaacagtGGGATAAGGGATGGAGATCACCAGCCAAGCTgggtttctttctctctctgatcagcaataattaata encodes the following:
- the LOC121242045 gene encoding trihelix transcription factor DF1-like — protein: MLGDSGSSVLGSSGTDAVAEHMAAAVPAHDSAEVGGVGSNSGEEDKGYKGDEGDRSYGGNRWPRQETLALLKIRSEMDVAFKDASVKGPLWEDVSRKLAELGYHRSAKKCKEKFENVYKYHKRTKEGRTGKSDGKTYRFFDQLEALENHPASNIQSSTPVKPQQNIVPATVASTATSVAMRPLAPNPPISLPQITVTSVSHSTMNMSQGINVAPAVNLTIPSFPLTNPTILPPPPPPTTTNPSHTATIPSSFPNLSTDLLSNSTSSSTSSDEELQVRRKRKRKWKDFLERLMREVIQKQEELQRKFLEAIEKREHERMIREEAWRMQEMSRINREREILAQERSIAAAKDAAVMAFLQKISEQQSPGQAFQYDLPQPQPAVQPAPPPAPQPALVVAVTQPAPVSAPATVLPHTLTGFEIQKFDNGKNCTPTSSSRWPKVEVQALIKLRTNLDAKYQDNGPKGPLWEEISAAMRKIGYNRSAKRCKEKWENINKYFKKVKESNKKRPEDSKTCPYFHQLDALYREKNKFENPSPTQVLKPGNTNMVPLMVRPEQQWPPQQEHPSDDAAMDDVESEPMDQNQEEDDKEGDEEEEDEDEDEDGGGNFEIVASKRPASMGAAE